In Humulus lupulus chromosome 6, drHumLupu1.1, whole genome shotgun sequence, a single genomic region encodes these proteins:
- the LOC133786061 gene encoding uncharacterized protein LOC133786061: MKIPCPHACAAAQERNISMYALCSEYYTRENWKSTYEGTIMPVGVEDDWEFPEDIKNIQVGVPIEKKPVGRPKKQKVGRIRKNRYPSNGDKVVIQRCCSKCGGKGHNKESSKYRG; the protein is encoded by the coding sequence ATGAAGATTCCTTGTCCACATGCATGTGCTGCTGCTCAAGAACGAAATATTAGCATGTACGCATTGTGCTCTGAATATTACACAAGAGAGAATTGGAAGAGCACATATGAGGGGACAATTATGCCAGTTGGTGttgaggatgattgggaatttCCTGAAGACATTAAGAACATCCAAGTTGGAGTACCGATTGAGAAGAAACCTGTAGGCCGACCAAAGAAGCAAAAGGTCGGACGAATTAGGAAAAATCGATATCCTTCAAATGGAGACAAAGTTGTGATACAACGATgttgtagcaagtgtggtggtaaaGGGCACAACAAAGAGTCTAGCAAGTACCGAGGTTAA